A portion of the Pseudomonas synxantha BG33R genome contains these proteins:
- a CDS encoding glycosyltransferase family 4 protein, with amino-acid sequence MRILWIVPYLPWPTTSGGKTRQYHLLRTLSERGHRITLLAQSKTPADDAVHAALEPLLERLIVVPRRPLKHPMTLLAGVFAPWPLLTTVNGLSAPLQAQFAQLLNERWDVIQVEHSYSLQPFLRTLQQRQREFVLTEHNLESSLGGATYDRFPKWAAPFVQYDQWRCRQWERKAFDAAAHVIAVTDADAQAMRPLTATPVSVVVNGVDSRAFAQVSADTQSQRLLFVGNYEYAPNLDAVQWLLEEIFPRVWLQCPNARLAVAGYGLPEHWRDRWPDERVEWLGFVPDLCALQRRCAGFVAALRHGGGSKLKVLEAMAAGLPLVSTAQGVSGLAVQPQAHYLAGESAEALADAIVRLLDQPLLARQLADAARDYARHYHDWAVAGDELEHIYRTLIASKESQPCA; translated from the coding sequence ATGAGAATCCTATGGATTGTGCCCTACCTGCCGTGGCCGACCACCAGCGGCGGCAAGACCCGGCAGTATCATTTGCTGCGCACCTTGAGTGAGCGCGGGCATCGCATCACGCTGCTGGCGCAATCGAAGACACCGGCCGATGACGCGGTGCACGCAGCCCTTGAACCGTTGCTCGAACGCCTGATCGTGGTGCCGCGCCGGCCGCTGAAACACCCGATGACCCTGCTCGCGGGCGTATTCGCACCGTGGCCGCTGTTGACCACGGTCAATGGCCTGTCGGCACCGTTGCAAGCCCAATTTGCGCAACTGTTGAACGAGCGCTGGGACGTGATTCAAGTGGAACACAGCTACAGCCTGCAACCGTTTCTGCGCACCTTGCAGCAGCGCCAGCGCGAGTTTGTGCTGACCGAGCACAACCTGGAATCAAGCCTGGGCGGCGCCACTTATGACCGTTTTCCCAAGTGGGCTGCGCCGTTCGTGCAGTACGACCAATGGCGCTGCCGGCAATGGGAGCGCAAGGCGTTCGATGCCGCCGCCCATGTGATCGCGGTGACCGACGCGGACGCCCAGGCCATGCGGCCGTTGACTGCAACGCCGGTAAGCGTGGTAGTCAATGGCGTCGACAGCCGTGCCTTCGCCCAGGTCAGTGCCGATACGCAGAGCCAGCGTTTGTTGTTTGTCGGCAATTACGAATACGCACCGAACCTGGACGCTGTGCAGTGGTTGCTTGAAGAGATATTCCCCCGGGTCTGGCTGCAGTGTCCGAACGCGCGCCTGGCGGTGGCCGGTTACGGCTTGCCCGAACACTGGCGCGACCGTTGGCCGGATGAACGTGTCGAGTGGCTGGGGTTTGTTCCTGATCTGTGCGCCCTGCAACGGCGCTGCGCCGGTTTTGTCGCCGCGTTGCGCCATGGCGGCGGCTCCAAGCTCAAGGTGCTGGAGGCAATGGCCGCCGGCTTGCCGCTGGTCAGCACGGCCCAGGGTGTTTCCGGTTTGGCGGTGCAACCACAGGCGCATTACCTCGCGGGCGAAAGCGCCGAGGCCCTGGCCGACGCCATCGTGCGTCTGCTGGATCAGCCGCTGCTGGCCCGGCAACTGGCCGATGCGGCACGCGATTATGCGCGGCACTACCACGACTGGGCGGTGGCCGGTGACGAACTGGAGCACATCTACCGCACCTTGATCGCCTCTAAGGAGTCTCAGCCATGCGCGTAG
- a CDS encoding glycosyltransferase: MRIALLAPLPPEQTGIADYAAHLRNALIELGLEVVTPLAGCQDLAEQLRRLQVFDWHGVDLVHAELGGGRFGEFQALDYLRRAHPQLPLTATVHDPERLIWRRAKLFFPLTLLERLPHPLPQAAALLADPLTLHEERRLAKGMRRLITLTRLGGDCLRQRMGLRPQQVAVIAHGNLPIAPQDLPPLAPLRLLYFGFIYRGKGIEDLLQALAQSLAAHPQCRGQVRLTLAGGTAPEMTFDPAGNYLDGLRQQISALHLEDVVDWQLDLPSAQIAATIQAHHVMVLPYRESKKLGFLGQMRGTSGALSWANACGRGVITSNARAFAEEVAGGNGITYQQGDIDSLSNALNRLILDPQQARQWAARAAEIGHQRQWATTAQRFAELFRDACEEPLR, translated from the coding sequence ATGCGTATTGCATTGCTGGCACCTCTGCCGCCGGAGCAGACCGGAATCGCCGATTACGCCGCGCATTTGCGCAACGCGTTGATCGAACTGGGCCTTGAAGTGGTGACCCCCCTCGCGGGTTGCCAGGACCTGGCTGAACAGTTGCGGCGCTTGCAAGTCTTTGACTGGCACGGTGTGGACCTGGTCCATGCCGAACTGGGAGGTGGGCGCTTCGGTGAGTTCCAGGCGCTTGACTACCTGCGCCGGGCACACCCACAACTGCCGTTGACTGCCACGGTGCATGACCCGGAGCGCTTGATCTGGCGCCGGGCCAAGCTGTTTTTCCCCTTGACCCTGCTCGAACGCCTGCCCCACCCGCTGCCCCAGGCGGCGGCGCTGCTGGCCGACCCGCTGACCTTGCACGAAGAACGACGCCTGGCCAAAGGTATGCGCCGGCTGATCACCCTCACCCGCCTGGGAGGCGACTGCCTGCGCCAACGCATGGGCCTGCGCCCGCAGCAAGTGGCGGTGATTGCTCACGGCAACCTGCCCATCGCGCCCCAGGACTTGCCGCCGCTTGCGCCGCTGCGTCTGTTGTATTTCGGCTTTATCTATCGCGGCAAGGGCATTGAAGATCTGCTCCAGGCCCTGGCCCAGTCACTGGCCGCTCACCCGCAATGCCGAGGCCAGGTGCGCCTGACCCTGGCCGGCGGCACCGCCCCGGAAATGACCTTCGACCCGGCCGGCAACTACCTCGACGGCCTGCGCCAACAGATCAGCGCGCTGCACCTGGAGGATGTGGTGGACTGGCAGCTGGACCTGCCATCGGCGCAGATCGCCGCTACGATCCAGGCGCACCATGTGATGGTGCTGCCCTACCGTGAATCGAAAAAACTCGGTTTCCTGGGACAGATGCGTGGCACCAGTGGCGCGCTGTCGTGGGCCAATGCCTGCGGGCGCGGGGTGATCACCTCCAATGCGCGTGCCTTTGCTGAAGAGGTGGCCGGCGGCAATGGCATCACCTATCAGCAGGGCGATATCGATTCCTTGAGCAACGCCTTGAACCGCTTGATCCTCGACCCGCAGCAGGCCCGGCAATGGGCTGCCCGGGCAGCGGAAATCGGCCACCAACGCCAGTGGGCCACCACGGCCCAACGTTTTGCCGAATTATTTCGGGATGCTTGTGAGGAGCCGTTGCGATGA
- a CDS encoding DUF4174 domain-containing protein has translation MLIRSLTLATLMAFTGPLLAADDNPLKQELGKTRPLVVVELDAGNPTLATLKKQLEEAATKQSFEERSMVFYTVKFGSIGAEGEKFAKDPKDSKKLTPPETNALIRALKLGVGSGTKVILIGKDGEKKVEKTVPPDTLDLKEFFSTIDQMPMAEKEAAAPVVPEPAPAPGKNATKAGKATKPAAPQQLDD, from the coding sequence ATGCTCATCCGGTCGCTGACCCTGGCTACCTTGATGGCTTTTACGGGGCCGTTGTTGGCCGCTGATGATAATCCGCTCAAGCAGGAGTTGGGCAAGACGCGCCCGCTGGTGGTCGTGGAGCTTGATGCTGGAAACCCGACACTGGCAACGCTGAAGAAACAACTGGAAGAGGCTGCCACCAAGCAGTCCTTCGAAGAGCGCAGCATGGTGTTCTACACCGTCAAGTTCGGTAGCATTGGCGCCGAAGGGGAGAAGTTCGCCAAGGACCCAAAGGACAGCAAAAAGCTCACGCCGCCTGAAACCAACGCGCTGATCCGTGCCCTCAAGCTCGGCGTCGGCAGCGGCACCAAGGTGATCCTGATCGGCAAGGATGGTGAGAAGAAAGTTGAGAAGACCGTCCCGCCGGATACCCTCGACCTGAAGGAATTTTTCAGCACCATCGACCAGATGCCGATGGCCGAGAAAGAAGCGGCTGCTCCGGTTGTGCCAGAACCGGCGCCTGCGCCTGGCAAGAACGCTACCAAAGCGGGTAAGGCAACCAAGCCGGCTGCGCCTCAACAGTTGGATGACTGA
- a CDS encoding glutathione S-transferase family protein codes for MYTLYGTDESGSCMIEIALQRCAVPWHRVDASSWQDGEGSDALARINPLKQIPTLVTPNGQVLTESAAILIHLGLEYPKAELLAGDRAQILRGLLYIAANCYSAIGIIDYPQRWLGNADEAQQAQLVSGTRRYLHQAWVVFADQFADQLFTPGNVPNALGIMAAAVSRWDDAREVLGNLAPGFAQSLERVDADPVVAPVFARHWPQWTVS; via the coding sequence ATGTACACACTTTATGGCACCGACGAATCCGGCTCCTGCATGATCGAAATCGCCCTGCAGCGCTGCGCCGTGCCGTGGCATCGCGTGGACGCCAGCTCCTGGCAGGACGGCGAGGGCAGCGACGCTCTTGCACGTATCAATCCACTCAAGCAGATCCCCACCCTGGTCACCCCCAATGGCCAGGTGCTGACCGAAAGCGCCGCTATCCTGATCCACCTGGGCCTGGAGTACCCCAAGGCCGAGTTGCTGGCCGGCGATCGTGCGCAGATCCTGCGCGGGCTGCTGTACATCGCCGCCAATTGCTATTCGGCGATCGGCATCATCGACTACCCGCAACGCTGGTTGGGTAATGCCGATGAGGCGCAGCAAGCGCAACTGGTCAGCGGCACACGGCGCTACCTGCACCAGGCCTGGGTCGTGTTTGCCGATCAGTTTGCCGACCAGCTGTTTACCCCGGGCAATGTGCCGAATGCACTGGGCATCATGGCGGCGGCGGTGTCGCGCTGGGATGACGCGCGCGAGGTGCTCGGCAACCTGGCGCCGGGCTTTGCACAGAGCCTGGAGCGGGTAGACGCCGACCCTGTCGTGGCCCCGGTTTTTGCCCGTCATTGGCCGCAGTGGACGGTCTCGTAA
- a CDS encoding O-antigen ligase family protein translates to MLPGKLISLLLGLVFGILLLALSPIKALLVVAGAGVALTLIRFPLWGLLIFAVLATSIPYTTLELGIRTTISEAVLGLTWVGVFWQSFIGKTRGLILWRPTERALMWLMLFSTIPFIWGMVIIHAEGNGPVNWVRWLMNLSLLFIVPLLLRTDADRDKVVVALLLGNLAMLLLSIFMFLKTRNAMSMIEVLTDLKYAHPEAVKDIFSANYTRMASPWVHPNLTGGVLVLFIPLALFYGWTRSGWRRALGLAVAVLGCAGLLLSISRGAIVALALVLIWLTYKRVPNSGRIIGIGVAFGVALVMFYPPLQERLLTIFSSTNASTEIRFDEYARFPEAMSTYPLGIGFKIDPPVPGTNLLGISNLWLNFIYKVGIPGMLLFITVTVLWWREVRPLGQVRKVTADNALWLGCICGVMAALLTGIFDHYFSFTFVLIALFWLLMGMSLQQVRLRPSITAPVAAIAPKDNQP, encoded by the coding sequence ATGCTGCCAGGAAAACTCATCAGTCTGCTCCTGGGCCTGGTCTTCGGCATTTTGCTGTTGGCCCTGTCGCCGATCAAGGCCTTGCTGGTCGTGGCCGGCGCGGGTGTGGCCTTGACCCTGATCCGCTTTCCCCTGTGGGGCTTGCTGATTTTCGCGGTGTTGGCCACCAGCATTCCCTACACCACGTTGGAACTGGGGATCCGCACCACCATCAGCGAAGCCGTGTTGGGGCTGACCTGGGTCGGGGTGTTCTGGCAATCGTTTATCGGCAAGACCCGCGGCTTGATCCTGTGGCGTCCGACCGAGCGCGCGCTGATGTGGTTGATGCTGTTCAGCACTATTCCGTTTATCTGGGGCATGGTCATCATCCATGCCGAAGGCAACGGGCCGGTGAACTGGGTACGCTGGCTGATGAACCTGTCGTTGCTGTTTATCGTGCCGTTGCTGCTGCGCACCGACGCCGACCGCGACAAGGTGGTGGTCGCCCTGCTGCTGGGCAACCTGGCGATGCTGTTGCTGTCGATTTTCATGTTTTTGAAAACGCGCAACGCCATGTCGATGATCGAGGTGCTCACCGACCTCAAGTACGCCCACCCGGAAGCGGTGAAGGATATTTTTTCCGCCAACTACACGCGCATGGCCTCGCCCTGGGTGCACCCAAACCTGACGGGTGGCGTGCTGGTGCTGTTTATCCCCCTGGCGCTGTTCTACGGCTGGACCCGCAGCGGCTGGCGCCGGGCGCTGGGCCTGGCGGTGGCGGTGCTGGGTTGCGCCGGCCTGCTGCTGAGTATTTCCCGTGGCGCCATCGTGGCCCTGGCGCTGGTGCTGATCTGGCTGACCTATAAGCGCGTACCCAACAGCGGGCGCATCATCGGTATCGGCGTGGCGTTTGGGGTTGCGCTGGTGATGTTCTATCCGCCGTTGCAGGAGCGCTTGCTGACCATCTTCTCGTCCACCAATGCCAGTACCGAAATCCGCTTCGACGAGTACGCAAGATTCCCCGAGGCCATGTCGACATACCCCCTGGGGATCGGCTTCAAGATCGACCCACCCGTACCCGGCACCAACCTGTTGGGCATCTCCAACCTGTGGCTGAACTTCATCTACAAGGTCGGCATTCCGGGGATGCTGTTGTTTATCACCGTCACGGTGTTGTGGTGGCGTGAAGTGCGCCCCCTGGGCCAGGTGCGCAAGGTCACCGCCGACAACGCCCTGTGGCTGGGGTGTATCTGCGGCGTGATGGCAGCGCTGTTGACGGGGATTTTCGACCACTATTTCAGCTTCACCTTTGTACTGATCGCGCTGTTCTGGCTGTTGATGGGCATGAGCCTGCAACAGGTGCGTCTGCGCCCCTCCATTACCGCCCCTGTTGCTGCTATTGCGCCAAAGGATAACCAACCATGA
- a CDS encoding lipid II flippase MurJ, with the protein MFGSTLWLTVATLAGLVAGFAREWLLVAAWGAGSRSDGFLVAVFLPEALRMTLAAGLLAAAALPLYQQRDPQRQQAWLASLSPRLLGVGLALFAVLALGAPLWVRLIGPGLDAAAHAEAAANLRWLAACAPGLVMHGLFSIPLQARQRFVLPGLGSLLFNLPPVLYLFIRGSASDSGELAMSFFAGSVLMCLPLLAPVWSFGWRPWQVTGDKLAGRELLGRIGPLLASNIASQGLALLERLIASYLGEGAVTWVNLARKLINLPLIALMSLNQVLLGMMSGEQGQQRLALLRRGLDAATLLSLPAALGLIGASPVLIHLLMPAQSADSPLPALLAWFATPLVFGAWNAMLARYAYASGDTRLPLRCELLGSGVNALLLVLLPYFLGLPGIALAALGGVIVTNLLLMQRQQLLGQLGWPLQWGLSAVLLGFAAVILHPLHNDGWQLGLSTLAAALVLGGLAGWFKPWKQ; encoded by the coding sequence ATGTTCGGCAGCACGCTCTGGCTGACCGTCGCGACCCTCGCCGGGCTGGTCGCCGGTTTTGCCCGCGAATGGCTGCTGGTGGCGGCCTGGGGCGCAGGTAGCCGCAGCGACGGGTTTCTGGTGGCGGTGTTTTTGCCCGAAGCGTTGCGCATGACCCTGGCCGCCGGCTTGCTTGCGGCGGCTGCCCTGCCCCTCTATCAACAACGCGACCCACAACGCCAGCAAGCCTGGCTGGCCAGCCTTTCTCCACGCCTGCTGGGAGTAGGCCTGGCCCTGTTTGCCGTATTGGCGCTGGGCGCGCCGCTGTGGGTGCGCCTGATCGGCCCCGGCCTGGACGCCGCAGCCCATGCCGAAGCTGCCGCTAACTTGCGCTGGCTGGCGGCCTGTGCGCCGGGCCTGGTGATGCATGGGTTGTTCAGTATTCCCTTGCAGGCACGCCAGCGTTTTGTGCTGCCGGGGCTGGGCTCTTTGCTGTTCAACCTGCCGCCGGTGCTGTACCTGTTTATCCGCGGCAGCGCAAGCGACAGCGGCGAACTGGCCATGAGCTTTTTTGCCGGCAGTGTGTTGATGTGCCTGCCGCTGCTGGCGCCGGTCTGGTCTTTCGGCTGGCGGCCGTGGCAAGTCACTGGCGACAAGCTGGCGGGCCGCGAACTGTTGGGGCGCATCGGACCATTGTTGGCCAGCAATATCGCCAGCCAGGGTTTGGCGCTGCTTGAGCGATTGATCGCCAGTTACCTGGGGGAAGGCGCCGTCACGTGGGTCAACCTTGCACGCAAACTGATCAATCTGCCCTTGATCGCCCTGATGAGCCTCAACCAGGTACTGCTGGGCATGATGAGCGGCGAACAAGGCCAGCAGCGCCTGGCCCTGCTGCGCCGAGGCCTGGATGCTGCGACCCTGCTCAGCCTGCCGGCCGCCCTCGGCCTGATCGGCGCCAGCCCGGTGCTGATTCATCTGCTGATGCCCGCCCAAAGCGCCGACAGCCCACTGCCCGCCCTGCTGGCCTGGTTCGCGACGCCATTGGTGTTCGGCGCCTGGAACGCTATGCTCGCCCGCTACGCCTATGCCAGCGGCGACACGCGCCTGCCCTTGCGCTGCGAATTGCTGGGCAGCGGGGTCAACGCTTTGCTGTTGGTGCTGCTGCCGTACTTTCTGGGTTTGCCGGGTATCGCCCTGGCGGCGTTGGGCGGGGTTATCGTCACCAACCTGCTGCTGATGCAGCGCCAGCAATTGCTTGGGCAACTGGGCTGGCCGCTGCAATGGGGGCTGAGTGCGGTTTTACTGGGTTTTGCAGCCGTGATATTGCACCCGCTGCACAATGATGGGTGGCAACTGGGCTTGAGTACCTTGGCGGCTGCCCTGGTATTGGGAGGGTTGGCTGGGTGGTTCAAGCCGTGGAAACAGTGA
- a CDS encoding glycosyltransferase family 4 protein produces the protein MRVALDYRPATVAPSSGIARQVLALEDALRARGNTEVVLFTEAPLDHPQRQTAICPPWASPLDGLQRPQVRLRFERKFLPRALHEQQIDLHIATANMGLPLCRKPAGTRYVLVLHDLFQLTQRNFHRSRLKALAYRLIDGASIAWSVWQADRVWCPSQFSCNEAARVFPWARAKFRVLSNLVPELNAAPEPLPDNLPARYWLVVGTREPRKNMAFFLRQWQACRAANPEVPDLVLVGHASDVPSALGELPGLHWCSGLSDGQLQALYRHTDCLWQPSYAEGFGLPVVEALSVGTPVAVARGSALDEVAPPGAPRFDPHDARQLQNVMQQLATAGDTADAETQRAWARQFAEPAYRSRLDTLLKELDR, from the coding sequence ATGCGCGTAGCCCTGGACTATCGCCCCGCCACGGTTGCGCCCTCGTCGGGCATCGCCCGCCAGGTCCTGGCGCTGGAAGATGCCCTGCGCGCGCGGGGCAACACCGAGGTGGTGCTGTTCACTGAGGCGCCCCTGGACCACCCGCAACGCCAGACCGCCATTTGCCCACCCTGGGCCAGCCCGCTGGATGGCCTGCAACGGCCGCAGGTACGCTTGCGGTTCGAGCGCAAATTTTTGCCCAGAGCCCTGCACGAGCAACAGATCGACCTGCACATCGCCACGGCCAATATGGGCTTGCCGCTGTGCCGCAAACCCGCCGGCACCCGTTATGTCCTGGTGCTGCATGACCTGTTTCAGCTGACTCAGCGTAACTTCCATCGCTCCAGGCTCAAGGCCCTGGCCTATCGTTTGATCGACGGCGCCTCGATTGCCTGGTCGGTGTGGCAGGCTGACCGGGTGTGGTGCCCTTCGCAGTTTTCCTGCAACGAAGCCGCCCGCGTATTCCCCTGGGCCCGGGCCAAGTTCCGGGTGTTGAGCAACCTGGTGCCCGAATTGAATGCAGCGCCAGAGCCGCTGCCAGACAACCTGCCGGCGCGTTACTGGCTGGTGGTGGGCACACGGGAGCCGCGCAAGAACATGGCATTTTTCCTGCGTCAATGGCAGGCCTGCCGTGCGGCGAACCCTGAGGTGCCGGACCTGGTACTGGTGGGCCACGCCAGCGATGTACCGTCCGCCCTTGGCGAACTGCCGGGCCTGCACTGGTGCAGCGGCTTATCGGACGGCCAACTGCAAGCCCTCTACCGTCATACCGACTGCCTATGGCAGCCGTCTTATGCCGAGGGCTTTGGCCTGCCGGTGGTGGAAGCTTTGAGTGTGGGCACGCCGGTGGCGGTGGCACGCGGTTCCGCCCTGGATGAAGTCGCGCCGCCCGGCGCCCCGCGCTTCGACCCACACGATGCCAGGCAATTGCAGAACGTCATGCAGCAACTGGCAACCGCGGGCGACACGGCAGACGCCGAAACGCAGCGCGCCTGGGCCCGGCAATTTGCCGAACCGGCCTATCGCTCGCGCCTGGATACTTTGCTCAAGGAATTGGACCGCTAA
- a CDS encoding DNA polymerase II: protein MDLQQGFVLTRHWRDTSLGTEVSFWLATDHGPRCIRLPVQTSVMFIPEVHRKPLDWLLKGERDLELRPLQLCDFHHRPVLGLYARQHRQLMDIEKRLRSAGVDVYEGDVRPPERYMMERFITAPVWFGGTADASGTLLDAQMKPAPDYRPRLKLVSLDIETTAQGDLYSIALEGCGERQVYMLGPPNKTDAVDFKLDYCDTRAQLLERLNQWLATFDPDAIIGWNVVQFDLRVLHEHAQRLNVPLLLGRGGEAMTWREHGSRNHYFAAAAGRLIIDGIEALRSATWSFESFSLENVAQTLLGEGKDISTPYQRMDEINRMFAEDKPALARYNLKDCELVTRIFEKTELLKFLLERASVTGLPADRNGGSVAAFTHLYLPLMHRQGFVAPNLGDKPPQASPGGFVMDSRPGLYESVLVLDYKSLYPSIIRSFLIDPVGLIEGLKHPDDSDSVEGFRGARFSRTRHCLPSIVTRVSEGREEAKREHNAPLSQALKIIMNAFYGVLGSSGCRFFDTRLASSITLRGHQIMRQTRELVEAQGYEVIYGDTDSTFVWLGSAHSPQDANRIGQALVQHVNDWWRAHLSTEYGLQSALELQYETHFSRFLMPTIRGAEEGSKKRYAGLVVRDDGSEEMVYKGLETVRSDWSPLARQFQQELYRRIFHRQPHQDYIRDYVRRTLSGEFDELLIYRKRLRRPLHDYERNVPPHVRAARLADEYNDRLGRPRQYQRGGWISYVISVNGPEPLEVRQAPIDYDHYVTRQLQPVADAILPFVNDDFGTLVGGQMGLF, encoded by the coding sequence GTGGATTTACAGCAGGGTTTTGTCCTGACCCGGCATTGGCGCGATACCTCGTTGGGCACGGAGGTCAGTTTCTGGCTGGCCACCGACCACGGGCCTCGGTGTATTCGCCTACCCGTGCAAACCTCGGTGATGTTCATCCCCGAAGTCCATCGCAAGCCGCTTGATTGGCTGCTCAAGGGCGAGCGCGATCTTGAGCTGCGCCCGTTGCAACTCTGCGACTTCCACCATCGCCCGGTCCTGGGCCTCTATGCCCGCCAGCACCGCCAATTGATGGACATCGAAAAGCGCCTGCGCAGCGCCGGGGTCGATGTCTATGAAGGCGATGTGCGACCGCCCGAGCGCTACATGATGGAGCGCTTTATCACAGCTCCCGTGTGGTTTGGCGGCACTGCGGATGCCAGCGGTACCTTGCTGGATGCGCAGATGAAGCCCGCGCCCGACTACCGCCCGCGCTTGAAGCTGGTGTCCCTGGACATCGAAACCACCGCCCAGGGCGATCTGTATTCCATCGCGCTGGAAGGCTGCGGCGAACGCCAGGTGTATATGCTCGGCCCGCCAAACAAAACCGATGCCGTGGACTTCAAGCTCGACTACTGCGACACCCGTGCGCAACTGCTCGAACGCCTCAACCAATGGCTGGCCACCTTTGATCCCGATGCGATCATCGGCTGGAATGTGGTGCAGTTCGACCTGCGCGTCCTGCATGAGCACGCCCAACGTTTGAACGTGCCGCTGTTGTTGGGGCGTGGCGGTGAAGCCATGACCTGGCGCGAGCACGGCAGCCGCAATCACTACTTCGCGGCAGCGGCGGGGCGCTTGATCATCGACGGGATCGAAGCACTGCGCTCGGCGACCTGGAGCTTTGAATCCTTCAGCCTGGAAAACGTCGCACAAACCCTGCTCGGCGAAGGCAAGGACATTTCCACCCCGTACCAGCGCATGGACGAAATCAACCGCATGTTCGCCGAGGACAAGCCCGCCTTGGCGCGCTACAACCTCAAGGACTGTGAGCTGGTCACACGGATTTTTGAAAAGACCGAGTTACTCAAGTTCTTGCTGGAGCGTGCCAGCGTCACTGGCTTGCCGGCCGATCGTAACGGCGGTTCGGTCGCCGCCTTCACCCACTTGTACCTGCCGTTGATGCATCGCCAGGGTTTCGTCGCGCCGAACCTGGGCGACAAACCGCCCCAGGCCAGCCCTGGCGGGTTTGTCATGGACTCACGCCCGGGCCTCTACGAATCGGTGCTGGTGCTGGACTACAAAAGCCTTTACCCATCGATCATCCGCAGCTTCCTGATCGACCCGGTGGGCTTGATCGAGGGCCTCAAGCATCCCGACGATAGCGACTCGGTAGAGGGCTTTCGCGGCGCACGTTTCTCCCGCACCCGGCACTGCCTGCCGTCCATCGTCACTCGCGTATCCGAAGGCCGTGAAGAGGCCAAGCGCGAGCACAACGCGCCGCTGTCCCAAGCCTTGAAAATCATCATGAATGCCTTCTATGGCGTGCTCGGCTCCAGTGGCTGTCGGTTCTTCGATACGCGGTTGGCGTCGTCGATCACCCTGCGTGGGCACCAGATCATGCGCCAGACCCGCGAGCTGGTGGAGGCCCAGGGTTATGAAGTGATCTACGGCGACACCGACTCCACCTTCGTCTGGCTCGGCAGCGCCCATTCTCCGCAGGATGCCAATCGCATCGGCCAGGCGCTGGTGCAGCACGTCAATGATTGGTGGCGCGCCCACCTGAGCACGGAGTACGGCCTGCAAAGCGCCTTGGAGCTGCAATACGAAACCCACTTCAGCCGCTTCCTGATGCCGACCATCCGTGGCGCGGAGGAGGGCAGCAAGAAGCGCTACGCCGGTTTGGTGGTGCGCGACGATGGCAGCGAAGAGATGGTCTACAAAGGCCTGGAAACCGTGCGCAGCGATTGGTCGCCTCTGGCCCGGCAATTCCAGCAGGAACTCTACCGGCGCATCTTCCATCGCCAGCCCCATCAGGACTACATACGCGACTACGTGCGCCGTACCCTGAGCGGCGAGTTCGACGAGTTGCTGATCTACCGCAAGCGCCTGCGCCGCCCCTTGCACGACTATGAACGCAACGTTCCGCCCCATGTGCGCGCGGCACGTTTGGCCGACGAGTACAACGACCGCCTGGGGCGCCCGCGCCAGTACCAGCGCGGTGGCTGGATCAGCTACGTGATCAGCGTCAACGGCCCCGAACCCTTGGAAGTGCGGCAAGCGCCCATCGACTACGACCACTATGTGACCCGGCAATTGCAGCCCGTTGCTGACGCGATCTTGCCGTTTGTGAATGATGACTTCGGTACCCTGGTGGGCGGGCAGATGGGGCTATTCTAG
- a CDS encoding acyltransferase, translating to MKHRMIHSTDLRDRLPTLAAELGVSLPDLEEALDWCLANDVVFEEGEGDNKRFWINSIDLEPALEHPVARLLFRRMKQDLPGKLLPRYGKNWATIKDRWRNAWDMAYNILINKIPSHHVRIAWLRLGGAKIGKGTSLWRNTEVLGIHNLRVGDDTVIGWHCQVDARAGLVIGNHVAIASHVLIIAGSHDLQAPEFWSISGPIYIDDYVWIGSRALIGYGTHLGHGSVISANTVVAKAVAPYKIIGGSGAKIMGERCHDLNYKVGGKGLFTLFH from the coding sequence ATGAAGCACCGGATGATTCACTCCACCGATTTACGCGATCGCCTCCCCACACTGGCCGCTGAACTGGGCGTGAGCCTGCCGGACCTGGAAGAGGCGCTGGACTGGTGCCTGGCCAACGACGTGGTGTTTGAAGAGGGCGAAGGCGACAACAAGCGCTTCTGGATAAACTCCATCGACCTGGAACCCGCCCTTGAGCACCCGGTGGCCCGCCTTTTGTTCCGCCGTATGAAACAGGACCTGCCGGGCAAGCTGTTGCCGCGCTATGGCAAAAACTGGGCAACGATCAAGGATCGCTGGCGCAACGCCTGGGACATGGCCTACAACATTTTGATCAACAAGATCCCCAGCCACCATGTGCGCATTGCCTGGCTGCGCCTGGGCGGCGCGAAGATCGGCAAGGGCACAAGCTTGTGGCGTAACACCGAAGTGTTGGGCATCCACAACTTGAGAGTCGGTGACGATACGGTGATCGGTTGGCATTGCCAAGTAGACGCCCGCGCCGGGCTGGTGATCGGCAACCACGTGGCGATTGCCTCCCACGTGCTGATCATCGCCGGCAGTCATGATTTGCAGGCACCGGAGTTCTGGTCGATTTCCGGGCCGATCTACATCGACGACTATGTGTGGATCGGCAGCCGGGCGTTGATCGGCTACGGCACGCACCTGGGTCATGGTTCGGTGATCAGCGCCAATACCGTGGTGGCCAAGGCTGTGGCCCCCTATAAAATCATTGGCGGTTCCGGGGCCAAAATCATGGGCGAACGTTGCCATGATCTGAACTATAAGGTGGGTGGCAAGGGCCTGTTCACCCTGTTCCACTGA